Proteins from one Pygocentrus nattereri isolate fPygNat1 chromosome 16, fPygNat1.pri, whole genome shotgun sequence genomic window:
- the bhmt gene encoding betaine--homocysteine S-methyltransferase 1, with protein sequence MASGAKRGILERLNADEIVIGDGGFVFALEKRGYVKAGPWTPEAAAEHPEAVRQLHREFLRAGSNVMQTFTFYASDDKLENRGNALSFTGQQINEAACDLAREVANEGDALVAGGVSQTPSYLSCKSESEVKAIFKKQMDVFIKKNVDFLIAEYFEHVEEAEWAVQVLKDTKKPVAATMCIGPMGDMHGVTPGECAVRLVKAGADIVGVNCHFDPMTCVKTVAMMKAAVEKAGLKAHYIVQPLAYHTPDCGCQGFIDLPEFPFALEPRVLTRWDMQHYAREAFKAGIRYIGGCCGFEPYHIRAVAEELAPERGFLPKAAEKHGMWGSGLEMHTKPWVRARARREYWEKMKPASGRPLCPSMSTPDGWGVTKGHADLMQQKEATTKDQLRPLFNKADTKN encoded by the exons ATGGCATCAGGAGCCAAACGG GGAATTCTGGAGCGTCTCAATGCAGACGAAATCGTTATCGGAGATGGAGGGTTTGTCTTTGCTCTGGAGAAGAGAGGCTACGTTAAAGCAGGGCCTTGGACCCCGGAAGCTGCAGCAGAGCATCCTGAGGCTG TGCGACAGCTGCACAGGGAATTCCTGAGGGCGGGGTCAAATGTCATGCAGACCTTTACGTTCTACGCCAGCGACGACAAACTTGAGAACCGAGGCAACGCTCTCAGCTTCACT GGGCAGCAAATTAACGAGGCAGCTTGTGACCTGGCCAGGGAGGTGGCCAATGAGGGCGATGCCTTGGTGGCGGGCGGTGTCTCCCAGACCCCTTCCTACCTCAGCTGCAAAAGCGAGTCTGAAGTGAAGGCCATCTTCAAGAAGCAAATGGACGTCTTCATCAAGAAAAACGTGGACTTCTTGATTGCTGAG TACTTTGAGCACGTGGAGGAGGCTGAGTGGGCCGTGCAGGTTCTGAAGGACACTAAGAAACCCGTGGCTGCCACCATGTGCATCGGACCAATGGGGGACATGCACGGAGTCACCCCCGGAGAGTGCGCCGTCAGGCTGGTGAAGGCTG GTGCTGACATTGTCGGAGTGAACTGCCACTTCGACCCGATGACCTGTGTGAAGACTGTGGCCATGATGAAGGCTGCTGTGGAGAAGGCAGGGCTGAAGGCTCATTACATTGTGCAGCCTCTGGCCTACCACACCCCTGACTGCGGCTGCCAAGGCTTCATCGACTTGCCCGAGTTCCCTTTCG CTCTGGAGCCCAGGGTGCTGACCCGCTGGGACATGCAGCACTACGCCAGAGAAGCTTTCAAAGCTGGTATCCGCTACATCGGGGGCTGCTGCGGCTTCGAGCCCTACCACATCCGTGCTGTGGCTGAGGAACTGGCCCCAGAGAGAGGGTTCCTGCCCAAGGCCGCAGAGAAACACGGCATGTGGGGCAGTGGCCTGGAGATGCACACCAAGCCCTGGGTCAGAGCCAG AGCCCGTCGTGAATACTGGGAGAAGATGAAGCCCGCCTCTGGCCGTCCACTGTGCCCCTCTATGTCCACCCCTGACGGCTGGGGCGTCACCAAGGGCCACGCTGACCTGATGCAGCAGAAGGAGGCCACCACCAAGGATCAGCTGCGTCCGCTGTTCAACAAGGCCGACACCAAGAACTGA